The genomic region GTTGTGATCAGAACATTCCAGAGTATCGCCTCCGCGTGGCGCGCCACCCAACCAGAAGGGACGTGAGGACGCGCTGGTGTTTCCCACCCcgcggcgccgccgccgccgcctctcaTTTGCCACTCGTGCTCTCCCGCGGACATGCTCCTCGCGCGGACCCGGCCGACATGAACGCCTTGGCGTGCCGAGTACGTTGGTGCGTGTGCGTGACCGTGTGCGTGCTGAGTGTCGACGCGTCTTGGTGGTGAGTTTTTATCATAACGTTTGCTCTTAATTCTTGTCGTCGATGTGCACATGAGTTGTATTGATCGGATGCCTTTGCGTGCGTTGTTTGTCACGACGGTTTAATGACTTTCCAGGTTTAGCCGATTGCATTTgtcatcttttgctgtattttccaCGCTCATATTTTTCGTGATTACACTTGACAAAAGTTATTATCAAATGTTCTtgctgctctcttttttttttttttgtctcccacgAAAGCCTTTAAGACGTCTTTACAAGTCTCGACCGGTCTCTTGGTGCTTTTTCCCTTCACGCCAAACATTTCAACACCTCTCGCAATAATCATACATGTCGACTGTAGCCTCAATTTATTTATCAGAAAGACATGAAGCCAAGTACGCAATCAAATGTCATTCTCACTTCTTAGAGCAAATAACCTTGAAATGTGCTCTATAGAtctgactattattattattattattattattattattattattaccagtatgttttatttatttatttatttatttttattgtgctcatacagtggaaccttaaATGTAGAACATTGAGTGTAAACGGTcaaatgtaaatgtgtttttctgttttaaacTTATTAACGCACTTTCACGCAATACATCAATGTGTCGAATTATAAATAATTAACATTTACAGCCTTCATATTATTTTAGGACTTCAAAAAAGTTACAGAAATActttggcatatttttttttttaactaaaaaaaataatacataaaaataatggagaaataaataatttgagtcacaggtgtcaaactcaaggcccggggcccacattattattttatgtggcCCACGAAGGTCAATCATGCATCGACTTTTATCAATACCGAGATGTCAGATattgcaagctttttttttttttttttttttgttaccaatccgactgttaaaataaattgaaaaatttttgaaaaaggggagggggcggtcaaaattagtgtcttagtttaaagttcctttaacacgacaatttttttttttaaacacgattAATTAATGCAACACCCCAATTTGGAAAGCctatactgggggaattccagtcgcaacgcagcagacaggTCCACGTCACTATTTATcagtaataaattgaataataatccaTATAATTGTGGAGATTGGacgcaagttgtattttacaattttaaaaatgtgcagaaattcaCAAGTTAATTCATGTTACAAAGAGTAGATAACGCTtaatgtgaaaacaaaaatacacttgttaccgtcttacaaatgcaattatgccatctcgtggcagaaaaatcatctcaacacaaattaatatcacattatgttttttaacagtacagtatatttttttattttaactcagttttatgaattattaaattactgtatcaatgaccaaaagatgcagccatatttcaatTAGCTTAACATTGCTTTTTCCACTTTTacgttaagagtatgaaaactttaaaaaaatatattttaatgtacattaaaatttgagattaatcgtgaatttaatattgaagtcatgcgattaattacgattacaaattttaatcgcctgacacccctaatttgaaCAATTATTTACTGACTTCTGGTTTTAAaacattgactggcaaccactccagggtgtcccccgcctactgcccaaagccagctgagataggctccagcaccccccgcgacccttgtgagcggtcaagaaaatggatggatggttttaaAACTAGTTTTCCATCAGTTTGTTgtgtaaatgtgaaaatataagGCGATCATATATTTATAATGGTTCCCAATCAAAGTCGAGGAAAACCATAACTACAATGTGGCCCGCAACATAAATGAGTTTGACTCCTGTGCTTTAGGTCTCTTCCTGTTAttgaaacttagaaaaaaaaaaaaaacaaaccttaccTGTAGCTAATGACTGTCCCCCGACGCAACAGGTACATGAGCACGTTGGGCTCACGCGTGATGTGCGACAACATCCCCGGTCTGGTGAGCGAGCAGCGCCGGCTGTGCCGCCAGCATCCCCGAGTGATGCAAGCCATCGGCGCCGGCGTCAAGGACTGGATGTCCGAGTGCCAGCACCAGTTTCGAAACCACCGCTGGAACTGCAACACGGTGGCGCGGGACCACAGCCTGTTCGGACGCCTGCTGTTACGCGGTGAGTCCGGGACGGGATGTACTTGTCAGGGCCACGCTCAATCAACAACGGGGTCTGCTTTGTGGGGGGGCGGAGGCAGGATCGGGAACGACGTTCAAGGGTGACATCATAGCGTCGATCAAGTCGGCAGGATGTAAACAGACGATGGCGGACCTACCGCGGGAGCTTGATGTATGAATGAATTTTGTTAGGTTGAAGAAGCTTGTTACTCTTTTTACATGTGTATGAAATTTTAATGAagtcaaaataatttgaaggcaTTTGAGTATTCATCACGTTTTTCAAAGTaaacttttttgggggaaaaaaaaaaaccctcaaataaaataatgtgtgactatttgaaattaaaagaataacataaaaatatattttcaaatatttttttattaagttagggaaaaatatgtgtttaatgaaaacaatatttataaaatatttctATAGAATCAAACGGGAAATGAAGGAAAATTTTAAACTAATCAAAattcaaatacaattttaattaattacactccacaattacgaAGTCAGCataatcgtcaaaaaaaaaaaaaaaaaataaaataatatatatatatatatatatatatatatatatatatatatatatataagaatactaattttgagatatttgagttgtttaaatttataaatttgcacctttttatttatttatttatttagttatttatttttttaaataactaatttaataaaatttgttTGAGccaaaaaggaacttgcattttttttttctcttttttttcttagaaaaaaaaaaaaaaggaacttgcataattatagtgtttcaaagaattttatttcttaatgtttttatgtttaatcATTTTCTtggatttgcacaaaaaaaaaaaaagatcgtccTAATCGTGCTTTCTATTATTCCCAAAATAactgtgattaatattttcttcataattgagcagccctactaCAAATGTAGAAAAGTtcatgtacatatttttttcatattttattcagTCATAGGGTAATTAATGAAAAGTattaaaaatttccaaaactgttttaaatatgaaaccttttttttaagtaaaaaggtttttaaaaatgtgtgaaataaaaacaataaatacataaaataaaaaaaagaaaatgaaatatgaagggccatttaaaaaaaatgagattaagattttttaaaatgtgaatagAAAActttttagcttttattttcaaaagtttTCAAACAAATGCGTAaaattttcaaacaaatcttgtgttgtgacatttgtgtatttttgtgtttgtcattTGTATGCATGTTTGTTAGTTGTGTTATCAGTGCGTGTTTGTGGcatgtattttttgtcatttatgtgcatgtttctgtcaagcgtgtgcgtgtttgtgccaTTTGTCTCtattatgtgtgtatatgtgtcaaTTGTGCATagtgttgattttatttatatagccgttcatcacaaaagtctcaaggggcttcacatgcccagtTGACAAATATGAACCCCTCCCTTCGgaacgtgatgtcattttcagtggacagcaagtgacaaaatggccaccgcctgagatgggtaaaaaaaacGGATTGATTTCACTTCCTCATTCAAATTCTGCAGATGCtatattgtcattattatataattGTGAAGAAAGGTCCTGCCTTGTTCCTCTTTGAATAAACGAGCGCCTAAAAGTCCGGACTCAAGGCTGACTGCGTGgcgtcgccccccccccccaggcagcCGCGAGGTGGCCTTCATCTACGCCATCTCGTCGGCGGGCGCCGTGCACGCGCTGGCGCGGGCGTGCAGCCGCGGCGAGCTGGACTCGTGCGCGTGCGACCCGCGCAAGACGGGCACCTGGCGCGACCGGGTCGGCGCCTTCCACTGGGGCGGCTGCAGCGACCACGTGGAGCACGCCGCCCGCTTCGGACGCGCCTTCGTCGACGCCGAGGAGAGGAAGCGGCCCGACGCGCGCGCGCTCATCAACCTGCACAACAACAGGGCCGGACGCAAGGTGACTTACTAGACTAAAACcgccattaataaacaataaatcagtctgcatttttgttgactaatgaagaccagatgaaaatgtacttaacTTAGtaaaaactgaactaaaatctgtggacattttagttcatgaacaaagacgagatgaaaattatatgattttataAAATCTTGTTTGTGCTAATCTGTCaattgtgacactgtcatgtgacacacagagaCACACCCCCTTTCCAATCTGctgctagcgagtgcaacatggtATAAACAGGTGGTGGATTCGCGGtgaaccttttaaaaaaataaaaaataaattatagttataatgtaacattaatccaacagccataacattccaacaataatgtcaatccgaccgctaactatccatccatccattttcttgaccgcttattcctttacaagggtcgcgggggctgctggcgcctatctcagctggctttgggcagggtacacccgggactggttgccaaccaatcgcagggcacacagagacaaacaaccacccacactcacacctagggacaattcggagcacccaattaacctgccatgcatgtctttggaatgtgggaggagaccggagtacccggagaagacccacgcgggcacggggagaacatgcaaactccacccaggaaggtccgagcctggactcgaaccggagacctcagaactgggaagcggacgtgctaaccactcgactaccgtgcaccgctaactaatgctggctaatttattagCATGGAGTcgtagtagccacttgttgatatcgTGTGTCAAGCTGTTTTTCATTAATAAGATGAGGGaaaattttatatgaaataattttggttccgaaatgttcaacatcatctgctgacaaaaaataaaaaaataaaaaaaataatacaggggttaaatgattgtcctaactAAAAAGCTAgagtaaaacgttgacagtttttgttgacaaatacAATTAAGTTTTGTTGcactaaaataaagattaaaatgctatatttatagtcaactaacaAGTTAACTACTacataaaaacgggatgaggttgactatgattgaaaactaataaagcgttgattgaaactggactaaaactgagacaaaatttaaaaatggtggataaaattaacaccacCAGGTAacctttttttaaagtgtaattgAACATCcaatacagtaggtggcagtggcgcacAAGGAGTATAAACTGCAGAGGCGTACTGACAATTTTATTGATGTAATTGCAGTGACCTGTataatatgactggatagctgatagcccatatgcaccactttttttttttttttttttttttttaaatcgctcAGTTTGTTAgagcccaatattagatttggcaggggcatcttttgttgaattacagttataattttttaatggaaaaaaatatacacaagtttcctcctgtactaaacatgCCATAACGTGAcatgttaatttgttttttgcttCACCGCCAGGCGGTGAAGCGTCTGCTGCGTCTGGAGTGCAAGTGTCACGGCGTGAGCGGCTCGTGCAGCGCTCGCACCTGCTGGCTGGCCATGGCCGACTTCCGCCGCACCGGGGACGAGCTGCGGCGCAAGTACGAGCGCGCCGTCCACGTGGCCGTCAACCAGTACGGGGCGGCCCTGGCCACGCTGAACGCGGCGGGAAGACGCGCCGCGCCGGGCAAGAGCCAGCTGGTTTACTCGGACCAATCGCCCGACTTTTGCGTGCATGACCACGACGCAGGTTCAACCGCCAACCCTGATGCTACTTTGCAAACCCCGCCCGGAAAGTGGGCGTTTACACGCTTACCGTGTCTTTCCACGCAGGTTCGGTGGGCACGGGCGGGCGTCGGTGTAACGT from Festucalex cinctus isolate MCC-2025b chromosome 3, RoL_Fcin_1.0, whole genome shotgun sequence harbors:
- the wnt2 gene encoding protein Wnt-2; its protein translation is MSKSMQHQIIHLSNESENCCDQNIPEYRLRVARHPTRRDVRTRWCFPPRGAAAAASHLPLVLSRGHAPRADPADMNALACRVRWCVCVTVCVLSVDASWWYMSTLGSRVMCDNIPGLVSEQRRLCRQHPRVMQAIGAGVKDWMSECQHQFRNHRWNCNTVARDHSLFGRLLLRGSREVAFIYAISSAGAVHALARACSRGELDSCACDPRKTGTWRDRVGAFHWGGCSDHVEHAARFGRAFVDAEERKRPDARALINLHNNRAGRKAVKRLLRLECKCHGVSGSCSARTCWLAMADFRRTGDELRRKYERAVHVAVNQYGAALATLNAAGRRAAPGKSQLVYSDQSPDFCVHDHDAGSVGTGGRRCNVTSRGADGCSVMCCGRGYDTARLSRSAKCECKFHWCCAVRCRDCRQAVDVHTCKEHT